The Geobacillus stearothermophilus ATCC 12980 genome contains a region encoding:
- the mtnX gene encoding 2-hydroxy-3-keto-5-methylthiopentenyl-1-phosphate phosphatase: protein MTKQLVLFCDFDGTITENDNIIAIMKQFAPPEWEALKDDILAQRISVQEGVGKMFSLLPSALKGEIVDFLLSTARLREGFREFVAWTKEQSIPLYIVSGGIDFFVYPLLEGLIEPERIFCNGSDFSGETIRITWPHACDSRCQNGCGCCKPSLLRRLARPDGYHVVIGDSITDLAVARQADYVLARDFLLEKCQELDLPHAPFATFFDVMDALQRMEVIV from the coding sequence CTCGTTCTTTTTTGCGATTTTGACGGCACGATCACGGAAAACGACAACATCATCGCGATTATGAAACAGTTCGCCCCGCCGGAGTGGGAGGCACTAAAGGACGACATTCTCGCCCAGCGCATCTCCGTTCAGGAAGGCGTCGGAAAAATGTTTTCGCTTCTTCCGTCAGCGCTGAAAGGGGAGATTGTTGACTTTTTGCTTAGCACCGCCCGCTTGCGCGAAGGGTTCCGCGAGTTTGTCGCATGGACAAAAGAGCAAAGCATCCCGCTCTATATCGTGAGCGGCGGCATCGACTTTTTCGTCTATCCGCTGCTTGAAGGGCTCATTGAACCGGAGCGGATTTTTTGCAACGGCTCCGATTTCAGCGGTGAGACGATCCGCATCACATGGCCGCATGCATGTGACAGCCGGTGCCAAAACGGCTGCGGCTGCTGCAAGCCGTCGCTATTGCGCAGGCTTGCCCGCCCGGACGGGTATCACGTCGTCATCGGCGATTCGATCACCGACTTGGCGGTGGCCAGGCAAGCCGACTATGTGCTGGCGCGCGATTTTCTGCTTGAAAAATGTCAAGAGCTTGACCTGCCGCACGCGCCATTTGCGACGTTTTTTGACGTGATGGATGCGTTGCAGCGAATGGAGGTGATCGTATGA
- a CDS encoding methylthioribulose 1-phosphate dehydratase, which translates to MSIVVKKWNELAEVKAELAARDWFFATSGNLSIKVTDDPLTFLVTASGKDKRKQTDEDFLLVDAAGRPAEKTHLKPSAETLLHVEIYNRTNAGCVLHVHTVDNNLISELYASNGEAVFSGQEIIKAFGIWEENAAVRIPIINNDADIPTLAREFANHVHGDAGAVLIHNHGITVWGRTAFEAKKHLEAWEFLFSWQVKRLLLQRAGLPVG; encoded by the coding sequence ATGAGCATCGTCGTGAAAAAGTGGAACGAGCTTGCGGAAGTGAAAGCCGAGCTCGCCGCCCGCGATTGGTTTTTCGCAACAAGCGGCAATTTGTCGATCAAAGTGACGGACGACCCGTTGACGTTTTTGGTGACAGCGAGCGGCAAGGATAAGCGGAAGCAAACGGATGAGGACTTCTTGCTCGTTGACGCTGCTGGCCGACCAGCGGAGAAAACACATTTAAAGCCATCAGCGGAGACGCTGCTGCATGTGGAAATTTACAACCGCACAAACGCCGGTTGCGTCTTGCACGTTCATACCGTGGACAACAATTTGATTTCTGAACTGTATGCGTCAAACGGGGAAGCAGTCTTTTCCGGCCAGGAAATCATCAAGGCGTTTGGCATTTGGGAAGAAAACGCCGCAGTGCGCATCCCGATCATTAACAATGACGCCGACATCCCGACGCTGGCTCGGGAGTTTGCGAACCATGTTCATGGCGACGCCGGCGCCGTGTTGATCCACAACCACGGCATTACCGTCTGGGGACGAACGGCGTTTGAAGCGAAAAAACATTTGGAAGCGTGGGAGTTTTTGTTCAGCTGGCAGGTGAAGCGGCTGCTTTTGCAACGGGCCGGCCTGCCGGTTGGTTAA
- a CDS encoding 1,2-dihydroxy-3-keto-5-methylthiopentene dioxygenase, whose product MAVIKVRKTGEVITGEENVRAFLNSQGVLYEHWDIAKLPEHLRDKYVLTDEEKNEILAAFKDEIEDLAARRGYKTWDIVALSDATPNLDELLKKFEQVHIHTEDEVRAITAGHGIFIIKGDKETGYFDVELEAGDVISVPEGNPHYFTLMDDRQVVAVRLFINPSGWVAHPYEEKEEAVQ is encoded by the coding sequence ATGGCCGTCATCAAAGTGAGAAAAACAGGTGAAGTGATTACAGGAGAGGAGAATGTGCGCGCCTTTTTAAACAGCCAAGGCGTCCTGTACGAGCATTGGGACATTGCCAAACTGCCGGAGCATTTGCGCGACAAATACGTGCTCACCGATGAAGAGAAAAATGAAATTTTGGCGGCGTTCAAAGATGAAATTGAAGACTTGGCGGCGCGCCGCGGCTACAAAACATGGGATATCGTCGCTCTGTCCGATGCGACGCCGAACTTGGATGAACTGCTGAAAAAATTTGAACAAGTGCACATCCATACGGAAGACGAAGTGCGCGCCATTACGGCCGGCCATGGCATTTTCATTATCAAAGGCGACAAAGAGACCGGCTATTTTGACGTCGAGCTGGAAGCCGGCGATGTCATTTCCGTGCCGGAAGGGAATCCGCACTACTTTACGCTCATGGACGACCGCCAAGTCGTAGCCGTCCGCCTGTTCATCAACCCGTCCGGTTGGGTCGCCCATCCGTATGAAGAGAAAGAAGAGGCTGTCCAATAA
- a CDS encoding ZIP family metal transporter has protein sequence MNGVLTGSVLSALSTGLGAVPILFMAKSLTHRWRDVLLAFSAGIMMAASMTSLIPETLRSGGFEALAIGLAAGVLVLTLLEMTVPHIDLEHTKSGLQFDEKAMLIIAAIAMHNLPEGLSVGVSYASDGASQIGNLIALAIGLQNAPEGFLVALFLVNQQIGRFKAFVIATLTGAVEIVTSLLGFYLTSLFRGLVPYGLAFAAGAMLFIIYKELIPESHGDGNERISTYAFIIGILFMILLTESF, from the coding sequence ATGAACGGGGTATTGACCGGCAGTGTGCTGTCCGCCTTATCGACCGGACTTGGCGCTGTGCCGATTTTGTTTATGGCCAAATCGCTCACCCACCGCTGGCGCGATGTACTCCTCGCGTTTTCAGCCGGCATTATGATGGCGGCCTCGATGACAAGTCTTATTCCCGAGACCCTGCGGTCCGGCGGTTTTGAGGCGCTCGCCATCGGATTGGCGGCGGGGGTGCTCGTGTTAACGTTGCTTGAGATGACCGTCCCCCATATCGACTTGGAGCATACGAAAAGCGGCTTGCAATTCGACGAAAAGGCGATGCTCATCATCGCCGCCATTGCGATGCACAATCTCCCCGAAGGGCTGTCAGTCGGGGTGAGCTACGCCTCAGACGGCGCTTCGCAAATCGGCAATTTGATCGCATTGGCCATCGGCTTGCAAAACGCGCCGGAAGGATTTTTGGTCGCCTTGTTTTTAGTCAATCAGCAGATTGGCCGCTTTAAAGCGTTTGTCATTGCCACGTTAACCGGCGCGGTCGAAATTGTGACGTCTTTGCTCGGCTTTTATTTAACCTCTCTCTTCCGCGGCCTCGTTCCATACGGGTTAGCGTTTGCCGCCGGGGCGATGCTGTTCATCATTTACAAAGAGCTCATTCCCGAAAGCCATGGCGACGGCAACGAACGGATCTCGACGTACGCCTTTATTATCGGCATTTTGTTTATGATTTTGTTAACCGAATCGTTTTAG